Genomic segment of Camarhynchus parvulus chromosome 1A, STF_HiC, whole genome shotgun sequence:
GACATATcgatttttaaaatcataatcaTCCAGGAAGGTTGTATTGTGCATTTATGTATTACTCCATCCTCTACAAAAACACCTTAGAATGTATACAGTTGAGACTGAAGAAGGATACTGATAAAATGTAAATAGCTCAAGGATAAACCATGGGATTGAAGGACTGGAAAACATTCTTCCTAGGGAAAAAGCTCAATCACAAGGCACTTGCTTCAGCAAGCAGAACATCTGTTCCCTctagaaaaaaaggagttttacTGCTAAAGCAATCTTCGCCCCTTGAAAATAACGCTCACGTTAAAGATGACACCCCAATTTTTAGCAGCAAGGACGATCAGGAATTTGTCTCCTAATTTACCAGGAGTTATGGTGGATTATCATAATTTGGTGGGggttataaaaaagaaataacgGAGCACAGAAAGTTTCCTGGGGGGCTGGGTGCTACTTAAAGGCGACCGAAGCAAGGGGCAGCATCCCCAAGGGAGCCCAACCACCGCAGGCTCCCGCGCCCGCCGTTACCCACCACTTGGTACAGCGAGGTCACCAGCACGCCCAGGGTGGCGAACGCCATCCCCAGAACGCTGAACTTCACGTCGTAGTAGGAGTTGAGGAAAACACCCAGCGTGATGGGGACCTGTGGAGTGGGACACGGCGGTTTTAGGCGGGGTCGTCGCCCTCAGCGTTGCCCCTCCCCGCTCCCCTgggccccgccgcctcctcaCCAGGGTCAGCTTGATCCGCAGAGGGAAAGTCTTGCCGTAAGCCACGCTCTGGATGACCACGATGACCGGCGTGGTCATGGCCTTGGCCAGCTGGTAGGTACCGATGGTgttgctctgcagggagaggttGGTGAAGACGACGAAGCCGCAGAAGCTGAGGGCCAGCGGCAGCACCTGCGCGGGCTGGAGGCTCTTGGGGGAGAAGGCGCCGAGCGCCTGGCACAGGTAGAGGCCGAGCCAGGTGATGGCGAAGTGCACCAGGGTGAGGCTGAGGTTGGGGAAGCCCAGCCGCACGTACAGCCATTTGTTCAGGAAGACGATGCAGATGGAGGCGGCCAGATTGACCAGCAGCCCCGCCGCCAGCCGGCCCTGCGCCGGCAGCCAGCCCATGGCTGAGGCAGCCCGGCGGCCGCCCGCACAccggccgggcccgccgccgcctccccgtcccgctccgcccgcccgccgggaCACGTGGGCTCGCGCCTTCCGGTGGCCCCGCCCGCTGCGAACGgctccgcccgcccggcccgggcggCAGGGACGGCTGGGGGAATGGcgctgtgtgtgtgtgtgtgcgcccCCACAGCCTGCCCAACAGCCCCGAGGCGCAGACACGCACCCCGGCTCCAAGCCTCGAGTACCGCTCCACAAACGGGACGGGGCATTTCCACAAACACGGCCCTGTACGTACAGATGGACAGCACGAAGTACGTTCCTTGCCAGATGTCAAGAGACACTGACTCGGGTGAAGAAGCCAAAGTCCTTGCCTAACTGCACTACGTGTCCTCTGCACTGTCTTGTTAAGGGGAAGGCAGCTAAACATGTGTTTGCACATGTAAACGGGCAGATCaagctttcaaaataaactACGAAATCTCAAACGGGGGGGTTTCAACGTATGATCATCTTTCCTCTGGTTCAGGATTTCAGCATTTTAGCAACTCCTTCATGTacagcagaacagcagaagGCTGCCTTCTCTACTGAAGGACTGGAAGTAACCCCTCacttttgctttttggttttcctttcctccagtgtgtcccttttccttctcccctaCTTTCTCCATACACCTTCTGGCAGTCTCCTTCCCCCTGTATCCATACACATTTTACTGCTAAGTAATGCTTTCAGTCTATGGGCAGTCTCTGTGGCATGTAGCAAATAAATTAAGGAGGGTTCATACAATCAC
This window contains:
- the SLC35E3 gene encoding solute carrier family 35 member E3, producing the protein MGWLPAQGRLAAGLLVNLAASICIVFLNKWLYVRLGFPNLSLTLVHFAITWLGLYLCQALGAFSPKSLQPAQVLPLALSFCGFVVFTNLSLQSNTIGTYQLAKAMTTPVIVVIQSVAYGKTFPLRIKLTLVPITLGVFLNSYYDVKFSVLGMAFATLGVLVTSLYQVWVGAKQHELQVNSMQLLYYQAPMSSAMLLFIIPFFEPVFGEGGIFGPWTLSAVIMVLLSGIIAFMVNLSIYWIIGNTSPVTYNMFGHFKFCITLLGGCLLFKDPLSVNQGLGILCTLFGILAYTHFKLSEQESNKSKLAQRP